The genomic window GATGCATGACGATTCGTTTTCCTCAAGATTCGAGGATGGTTGCGAGTCAAATCGACGATTGCTATCCCAGTCTATCCTTCCCGCGCTGGTCGGGCGAAGGCCGGTCGTCGGGGGCGATAGGGGCCAGCCACAATCTGCCCGGGGCCGGCCCGGTTCGATAGTCGATAGCGGCCGTCCGAGATGATCGGGGCCGTCTATCGGCTTGGAAAAGGGCTAGCCCCGATCCGGTGCGGCTCGATCCTTCGGCGGGTGCCATCCCACGGAGACCCAGGCACGCCGGGCCACGACCAGGGTGGGCCGGTTGAGGCTCAGCGCGAGGACCGTCGCTCGACCTGTCGGGGTCGATCCGATGACGAGGCATCCGTCGTCCGACCAGCGGAAGTGTTCGTGCCAGTCTTGGTGCCGCGGATTGAAGAGGCGCTCGATCTCGCCGGTCAGGATGTCTTCCGAGGCGATCCGGGATCCCTTGGCGTCGTTGCACAGGGAGCAGGCCAGC from Aquisphaera giovannonii includes these protein-coding regions:
- a CDS encoding HNH endonuclease encodes the protein MSRSRIPKALRARVSAQARHRCGYCLTSESIVGTPMEIDHLIPESLGGVTEEENLWLACSLCNDAKGSRIASEDILTGEIERLFNPRHQDWHEHFRWSDDGCLVIGSTPTGRATVLALSLNRPTLVVARRAWVSVGWHPPKDRAAPDRG